In Girardinichthys multiradiatus isolate DD_20200921_A chromosome 18, DD_fGirMul_XY1, whole genome shotgun sequence, a single window of DNA contains:
- the sst1.1 gene encoding somatostatin 1, tandem duplicate 1, translating into MKMFSSLSLRCLLLLLLSLSASISCSSAAQRDSKLRLLLHRTPLLSSKQDSSHSLLAELLLSDLLQMENEALEEDGFALPDGEPEDIRVDLERAASSGPLLAPRERKAGCKNFFWKTFTSC; encoded by the exons ATGAAGATGTTCTCCTCCCTGAGCCTCCGCTGCCTCCTCCTGCTACTCCTCTCTCTCAGCGCCTCCATCAGCTGCTCCTCCGCCGCTCAGAGAGACTCCAAACTCCGCCTGCTGCTGCACCGGACCCCGCTGCTGAGCTCCAAACAG GACTCATCTCACTCCTTGTTGGCAGAGCTCCTCCTCTCCGATCTCCTGCAGATGGAGAACGAGGCTCTGGAGGAGGACGGGTTTGCTCTCCCTGACGGAGAACCAGAAGATATCCGTGTGGACCTGGAGCGAGCTGCCAGCAGCGGGCCGCTGCTCGCCCCCCGAGAGAGGAAGGCTGGCTGCAAGAACTTCTTCTGGAAGACCTTCACGTCCTGCTGA